The proteins below are encoded in one region of Salmo salar chromosome ssa02, Ssal_v3.1, whole genome shotgun sequence:
- the LOC106578377 gene encoding neural cell adhesion molecule 1-like isoform X2: protein MEVLAVNSYGSSSPAKLNFNVPQPVAKMNMGVMGKGAVAGIVIVIFLVLLIAVDATCCYTNRCGMLMFLAVKLFGQKVPGMKTVEEGDGTSNGKTSPSGDPATEA from the exons ATGGAGGTGCTAGCCGTCAACTCCTACGGCTCCTCCAGCCCTGCCAAGCTGAACTTCAACGTCCCACAGCCTG TAGCCAAGATGAATATGGGTGTGATGGGGAAAGGGGCTGTGGCAGGCATTGTCATAGTCATCTTCTTGGTGCTACTGATCGCTGTGGACGCCACCTGTTGCTATACCAACCGCTGTGGCATGCTGATGTTCCTGGCTGTCAAGCTGTTTGGGCAGAAGGTTCCTGGGATGAAGACTGTGGAGGAGGGTGACGGCACCTCTAATGG GAAAACGTCCCCCAGTGGAGATCCTGCCACAGAGGCCTGA
- the LOC106578377 gene encoding neural cell adhesion molecule 1-A-like isoform X1, with protein MEVLAVNSYGSSSPAKLNFNVPQPVAKMNMGVMGKGAVAGIVIVIFLVLLIAVDATCCYTNRCGMLMFLAVKLFGQKVPGMKTVEEGDGTSNGDLKLNRLGIARDSIPKLQTQNGANNGLQAEVMYDKAPLTKF; from the exons ATGGAGGTGCTAGCCGTCAACTCCTACGGCTCCTCCAGCCCTGCCAAGCTGAACTTCAACGTCCCACAGCCTG TAGCCAAGATGAATATGGGTGTGATGGGGAAAGGGGCTGTGGCAGGCATTGTCATAGTCATCTTCTTGGTGCTACTGATCGCTGTGGACGCCACCTGTTGCTATACCAACCGCTGTGGCATGCTGATGTTCCTGGCTGTCAAGCTGTTTGGGCAGAAGGTTCCTGGGATGAAGACTGTGGAGGAGGGTGACGGCACCTCTAATGG AGACTTGAAGTTGAATAGGCTTGGCATAGCAAGGGATAGCATCCCAAAATTGCAGACACAAAATGGAGCAAATAATGGGTTGCAGGCGGAGGTCATGTACGACAAAGCACCCCTCACCAAATTTTGA
- the LOC123723804 gene encoding B-cell receptor CD22 — MHCQYILQISLLTLISLPVLSLKLNENGPVKKRDNVILACTSTCKLPQMEFLWFKDGRPLSGVPGGQYPLGPLSPNDTGCYSCALGQGISTPILLDVRYAPRDVSVKVSPSPEVVNGSRLTMTCSNNANPAAQTYIWFQSVFSESAHLMMVLAAFWALFLVTAVIVVLNIYIKRIGTGLRRSFRPNKSPRYKNQHCLHQRTSMKT, encoded by the exons ATGCACTGTCAATACATTCTACAGATATCTCTGCTAACTCTAATCTCCCTGCCAG TCTTATCCCTAAAGTTAAATGAAAATGGCCCTGTTAAGAAGAGAGATAATGTCATCCTGGCCTGCACCTCCACCTGTAAACTTCCTCAAATGGAGTTCCTCTGGTTTAAAGATGGCCGCCCACTCTCTGGTGTCCCTGGTGGGCAGTATCCTCTAGGTCCACTTTCCCCTAATGACACTGGGTGCTACTCCTGTGCTCTGGGGCAAGGCATATCTACACCAATACTGCTGGATGTGAGAT ATGCTCCAAGGGACGTTTCTGTTAAGGTCAGCCCGAGCCCCGAGGTAGTGAACGGCAGTCGTCTGACTATGACCTGCAGCAATAACGCCAACCCTGCAGCACAGACCTACATCTGGTTTCAGAG TGTATTTTCAGAATCAGCCCATTTAATGATGGTCCTGGCAGCATTTTGGGCTCTTTTCCTTGTCACAGCAGTGATTGTGGTGCTCAACATTTACATAAAAAG AATTGGAACAGGGCTGAGAAGAAGCTTCCGACCAAACAAGTCCCCCAG ATACAAAAATCAACATTGTCTACACCAGAGGACATCTATGAAAACATGA